The following is a genomic window from Candidatus Cloacimonadota bacterium.
AAGCTCTTTCAGTGTTTGATGTAATCCTTCGTTGTTACGATCAAATCCATAACCTAAAATATGAAGTGTTTTTGGAAATTCAGCACTTATCTCTACGCCATTAATAAAGTGTAATCCTTCAGGAATATCTGATATGAGAGATAGCCCATCGATCGTATCATGGTCTGTAAGTGACAAATATTCCAACTTCAGTCTATGAGCTTCCCGAACAAGTTCTTGTGGCGTTAATGTTCCGTCAGATGCTGTACTGTGTGTGTGTAAATCTAATTTCATAACCTTCGCTTATACACTTCGTGCTCCTCACTTCCAATTAAATATTTGATTAAGTGACTCTCCTAAGGGCAGTTATGTGTATTTTCTATTACTTTCTATTTTTTTATTGCTTTTATTGCAAGGAATTCTTTCTTTAAAATATCAACTTTATCGAGTTTTTCCCAGGTAAAGTCCGGATCATTTCTACCAAAGTGTCCATTTGCGGCTGTTTTCTCATAAATCGGTCGTTGGAGCTTCAGATGACTAATGATCTCATGGGGAGTTAATGGAAAATGTTTTTTTATTAGTTTAATAATTTGCTGATCATCCAGTTTCCCTGTTCCGAATGTTTCAATCCATATACTGAGAGGTTTTGCAATGCCGATCGCATAGGAAATCTCTATTTCGAATCTATCAGCGATACCAGCTGCAACAATATTTTTGGCAATATATCTTGCCATATAAGCTGCGCTTCGATCTACTTTTGTTGGATCCTTTCCCGAAAATGCACCTCCCCCATGTCGTCCCATACCCCCATATGTATCGACAATGATCTTTCGTCCAGTTAGTCCTGCGTCTGCTTGTGGACCACCGATTATAAATTCACCTGTCGGATTAATATGATATACTGTTTCTTTATCAAGATATTCTCCACACACAGGTTTGATAACGAACTCAACAATATCTTTCCTTATCTTATCTTGTTCGATACCCTCAGCATGCTGGTTTGAGACAACCACTGTGTGAATTCGTCTTGGTACATTACCATCATATTCGATGGTGACCTGTGCTTTTCCATCAGGTCCTAAATATGGTATTATGCCGTTTTTTCGAACTTCTGCCAGCTTTTCTGTCAGCTTATGAGCAAGCATTATTGGCATAGGCATAAATTCTTCAGTCTCGGTACACGCATAGCCGAACATCATCCCCTGATCACCTGCTCCCTGCAGATGGTGAGTCCCTTTATTGGCATCAACTCCAATAGCAATGTCGGGCGACTGTGGAATAATACTGCAAAAGACACCGCAATTTTCAAAATCTATTCCGAGCTTGCTATGAGTGTATCCAATTTTCTTAAGAG
Proteins encoded in this region:
- a CDS encoding methionine adenosyltransferase, with the protein product MSKNKYLFSSESVTEGHPDKICDQISDAILDECLRQDKNSRVAAETAVKNGAVWVFGEITTKGFVDIDRIVRNTLKKIGYTHSKLGIDFENCGVFCSIIPQSPDIAIGVDANKGTHHLQGAGDQGMMFGYACTETEEFMPMPIMLAHKLTEKLAEVRKNGIIPYLGPDGKAQVTIEYDGNVPRRIHTVVVSNQHAEGIEQDKIRKDIVEFVIKPVCGEYLDKETVYHINPTGEFIIGGPQADAGLTGRKIIVDTYGGMGRHGGGAFSGKDPTKVDRSAAYMARYIAKNIVAAGIADRFEIEISYAIGIAKPLSIWIETFGTGKLDDQQIIKLIKKHFPLTPHEIISHLKLQRPIYEKTAANGHFGRNDPDFTWEKLDKVDILKKEFLAIKAIKK